In a genomic window of Bacteroidia bacterium:
- a CDS encoding ComEC/Rec2 family competence protein — MAFFRRVPILKAFLPYLAGLLSAVYLELFTFPLAFAGAITFAVAGLLFHLVTLPTGMVWLKGIPLQGFMFFLGGLMILFNTAPLRPGFYGHHLNEKYSLALVSLDEPLARGAKTYKAKANVLALLGKEDLKPVKGKVQLYLKVSDTAGLPAYGEVLAVKPYFREIPPPMNPGEFNYQQYMYFNQVYYRSFLKESDWRLTGLPNQKNALMQQVVSIRETLLSYLRKHISGQDEFAVASALLLGVKDEISNEVRQMYAATGAMHVLAVSGLHVGIIYVFFQGLLGFFKKVRYGNYLRFAILIVILWSYALLTGLSPSVMRAATMFTFVAFGQNLKRYTSIYNSIFTSALLLLLINPFLIMQVGFQLSYAAVLGIVLIQPKLYALIPFPEKDKSIPVININWKLWLPEKVWAITTVSIAAQIGTFPLALLYFNQFPVYFLLSNLVVIPAAFFVLSTGFPMLFFEAVNFAPLLWLSSLLLNGILSGLNSFIAWANYLPGALLSQLYLSIADTFLVYFIIAFCAAAFFLRSSRYVLATCFFAIIFLAKETVAKWEGVQQQEVVVHNIGGSTAFNFIQQGEGWFVADSALLAEESKQQFHIMRHLWSNGIRGSNWRKQCLHESPLNYGQLCIEFPFIQFGEISFLIANENQQTPVNKVRVDYLLIKGDGPKDFSGFLKKVDCRQILIDGSSSYYAREKWMAKLEEMNRPYRNLAEEGALVLQAQAN, encoded by the coding sequence ATGGCATTTTTCCGGAGGGTGCCCATTCTCAAGGCTTTTCTGCCTTATCTGGCAGGATTGCTCAGCGCAGTTTACCTGGAACTGTTCACATTTCCGCTGGCCTTTGCAGGGGCTATTACGTTTGCTGTGGCCGGGCTCCTTTTCCATCTCGTTACGCTGCCGACAGGGATGGTCTGGCTCAAGGGTATTCCCCTGCAGGGATTCATGTTTTTCCTGGGCGGACTGATGATCCTGTTCAATACCGCACCATTACGTCCCGGTTTTTATGGCCATCATCTTAATGAAAAATATAGCCTGGCCCTTGTGAGCCTTGATGAGCCGCTGGCCCGGGGGGCTAAAACCTATAAAGCAAAGGCGAATGTCTTGGCGCTTCTCGGAAAGGAGGACTTGAAGCCGGTGAAAGGCAAGGTGCAGCTTTATCTCAAAGTTTCGGACACGGCCGGTTTACCGGCTTATGGCGAGGTGCTGGCCGTGAAACCATACTTCCGTGAAATACCGCCACCCATGAATCCCGGTGAGTTCAACTATCAGCAATACATGTATTTTAACCAGGTTTATTACCGGAGCTTCCTGAAGGAGAGTGACTGGCGGCTTACCGGCCTGCCGAATCAGAAAAACGCGTTAATGCAGCAAGTGGTCAGCATCCGGGAAACGCTGCTGTCATACCTCCGAAAGCATATCTCCGGGCAGGATGAATTTGCGGTGGCCTCTGCGCTACTCCTGGGCGTTAAAGATGAGATCAGCAACGAGGTAAGGCAAATGTATGCAGCTACCGGAGCCATGCATGTGCTGGCTGTATCGGGCTTGCATGTGGGGATTATCTATGTGTTTTTTCAAGGGTTGCTGGGATTTTTTAAAAAGGTGCGTTATGGCAATTACCTGCGGTTCGCTATTCTTATTGTTATTCTCTGGTCCTATGCTTTGTTGACGGGCCTTTCACCTTCCGTGATGCGGGCTGCCACCATGTTTACATTCGTAGCTTTCGGGCAAAACCTAAAACGCTACACCAGCATCTACAACTCCATCTTCACCTCGGCTCTGTTGCTGCTCCTCATCAATCCTTTTCTCATTATGCAGGTCGGATTTCAGCTTTCTTATGCGGCTGTGCTCGGCATCGTGCTTATTCAACCAAAACTTTATGCGCTTATTCCTTTCCCAGAAAAGGATAAAAGCATACCTGTTATTAATATCAACTGGAAGCTGTGGCTTCCGGAGAAGGTGTGGGCGATTACCACCGTTTCGATTGCCGCACAGATCGGCACATTCCCATTGGCACTGCTATATTTTAACCAGTTCCCGGTTTATTTCCTGCTCTCCAACCTGGTCGTTATTCCGGCAGCGTTCTTCGTCCTTTCTACCGGTTTTCCAATGCTCTTCTTTGAAGCGGTTAATTTTGCCCCACTGCTTTGGCTTTCTTCACTTTTGTTAAATGGCATCCTTTCCGGCCTTAATTCATTTATTGCCTGGGCCAATTACCTTCCGGGCGCACTCCTGAGCCAGTTGTACCTGAGCATTGCTGATACATTCCTCGTGTATTTTATAATTGCTTTTTGCGCTGCCGCTTTCTTTTTACGAAGCAGCCGGTACGTATTGGCCACATGCTTTTTTGCAATAATATTCCTGGCGAAGGAAACGGTGGCGAAATGGGAGGGAGTGCAGCAGCAGGAAGTAGTGGTGCATAACATTGGCGGGAGCACCGCTTTTAATTTCATCCAGCAGGGGGAAGGATGGTTTGTGGCCGATTCCGCACTGCTGGCGGAGGAGAGCAAACAGCAATTCCACATCATGCGGCATTTATGGAGCAACGGCATCAGGGGAAGCAACTGGCGCAAACAATGCCTGCACGAAAGTCCGTTGAACTACGGGCAACTTTGCATCGAATTTCCATTTATTCAATTCGGGGAAATATCATTTCTAATAGCCAACGAAAACCAACAAACCCCGGTAAATAAAGTGCGCGTGGATTATTTATTAATAAAAGGAGATGGTCCAAAAGATTTTTCCGGTTTTCTTAAAAAGGTGGATTGTCGGCAAATCCTCATAGATGGAAGCAGTAGCTATTATGCGCGCGAAAAATGGATGGCAAAACTAGAAGAAATGAACCGCCCCTACCGCAACCTCGCAGAGGAAGGAGCACTGGTACTACAAGCACAAGCAAATTAA
- a CDS encoding GNAT family N-acetyltransferase, with amino-acid sequence MSAMKDLPAINVSQVRNEKEREEVFMIRRKVFVEEQQVAPDEEYDEFENTSTHYIATIDDMPAGTARWRETGSKVKLERFAVLKEYRGKGIGKALVNAVVSDAGRLNKPVYLHAQLPVIKFYEKHGFKAEGKIFEEAGILHRIMFLGSPAALRSSQRTAL; translated from the coding sequence ATGAGCGCGATGAAAGATCTTCCTGCGATAAACGTAAGCCAGGTGCGCAATGAGAAGGAGCGGGAGGAGGTTTTCATGATCCGGAGAAAAGTTTTCGTTGAAGAACAACAGGTGGCACCCGATGAAGAATATGATGAATTTGAGAATACCAGCACCCATTATATTGCAACGATAGATGATATGCCGGCAGGCACTGCCAGGTGGCGCGAAACCGGTTCAAAAGTCAAACTGGAGCGTTTCGCTGTTTTGAAGGAATACCGTGGCAAAGGCATCGGCAAGGCACTCGTCAATGCAGTCGTTTCAGATGCCGGCCGGTTGAACAAACCTGTTTATCTCCATGCTCAGTTGCCGGTTATTAAATTTTATGAGAAACATGGATTCAAGGCAGAGGGAAAAATTTTTGAAGAAGCAGGAATTCTCCACAGGATAATGTTCTTAGGCAGCCCGGCCGCACTGCGCTCTTCTCAAAGGACAGCTTTATAA
- a CDS encoding carbon starvation protein A, which produces MNAAYVALAALVLLALGYRFYGRFLARHVYRTETGDEEPTPAEVYNDGTDYVPTPRGIVFGHHFSSIAGAAPILGPAVAVVWGWLPALLWVVLGTIFMGAVHDYGALIISVKHKGQSIGAVTEKIIGARSRMLFLTVIFLLVFIVIAVFAYIIANLFILYPGSVIPINFEIIIAIIIGYWTHYRKKNLLLPSLVALLLLYFMIYVGFEYPVRLPEYLWLFGSEIMSWILFLMIYGFIAAVLPVWVLLQPRDYINSHQLIAGLALIYAAIFISGPQMDAPAINSGPVDMQWFPFLFITIACGAISGFHSLVASGTTSKQLAKVKDARLVGYGGMTGEATLAVAATIAVAAGFSGSEAWHHHYENFSYASGLQGSLQAFVEGTASFLSAIGINQTMTDGQGAQQSLAAVFVSVIVISFAATSLDTAVRIQRYIIGEIGEAVNGRKFFQNRYVVTAVAVGLSFLLVITDGSGRGGLRLWPLFGSTNQMVGSLALLVISVWLFRLGRNMWFTLLPMIIITLITFIATVANFLHYLDEQNQLLVFLAFVIGICQIWIIVEGIRIFFDRSPDTEQDIL; this is translated from the coding sequence GCTGCTTATGTTGCGCTTGCTGCGCTGGTTTTGCTTGCACTGGGATACCGGTTTTATGGTCGCTTCCTGGCGCGCCATGTATACCGTACTGAAACCGGAGACGAGGAGCCGACTCCCGCTGAAGTTTATAATGACGGTACTGACTATGTTCCAACGCCCCGTGGAATTGTCTTTGGACATCACTTTTCATCAATAGCCGGGGCTGCTCCTATTCTTGGACCGGCCGTAGCCGTGGTATGGGGATGGCTGCCTGCGCTGCTCTGGGTGGTGCTTGGAACCATATTTATGGGAGCCGTACATGATTATGGTGCGCTCATTATTTCGGTTAAGCATAAGGGCCAAAGCATTGGTGCCGTTACAGAAAAGATCATCGGAGCGCGGTCGCGGATGCTGTTTCTCACGGTCATCTTCCTGCTGGTGTTTATTGTGATTGCCGTATTTGCCTACATTATTGCCAATCTGTTTATCCTGTACCCCGGTTCTGTTATCCCCATCAATTTTGAGATCATCATTGCCATTATTATCGGCTACTGGACGCACTACCGGAAGAAGAATTTGCTGCTGCCTTCTCTTGTTGCACTCTTGCTGCTCTACTTTATGATCTATGTTGGGTTTGAGTATCCTGTGAGGCTGCCGGAGTATTTATGGCTCTTCGGTTCCGAAATTATGAGTTGGATACTTTTCCTGATGATCTACGGATTTATTGCTGCTGTCTTACCGGTGTGGGTGCTGTTGCAACCGCGCGATTACATTAATTCGCACCAGCTCATTGCTGGGCTGGCGCTTATCTATGCAGCAATATTTATTTCCGGTCCGCAGATGGATGCTCCGGCTATTAATTCCGGTCCGGTGGATATGCAGTGGTTTCCCTTTTTATTCATCACGATAGCTTGTGGAGCTATTTCCGGATTTCATTCGCTGGTGGCCTCGGGCACTACCTCCAAGCAATTGGCAAAGGTGAAAGATGCGAGGCTTGTAGGCTATGGCGGAATGACGGGCGAAGCAACGCTGGCAGTGGCGGCAACTATCGCTGTGGCAGCAGGATTTTCCGGGTCGGAAGCCTGGCACCACCATTATGAAAATTTCAGTTATGCTTCAGGCCTGCAGGGTTCCTTACAGGCTTTCGTGGAAGGAACGGCAAGCTTTCTCTCCGCTATCGGGATCAACCAGACGATGACGGATGGGCAGGGAGCGCAGCAGTCGCTGGCTGCGGTGTTTGTGTCCGTGATCGTCATCAGCTTTGCAGCTACCTCGCTGGATACGGCAGTGCGCATTCAACGATACATTATAGGCGAAATAGGTGAGGCGGTGAACGGCAGGAAATTTTTCCAAAACCGTTACGTGGTTACCGCAGTGGCGGTGGGCCTGTCCTTCCTGCTGGTGATCACTGACGGCAGTGGCCGGGGCGGTTTGCGGTTGTGGCCTCTCTTCGGATCTACCAACCAAATGGTAGGATCACTGGCGCTGCTTGTCATCTCCGTGTGGCTTTTCAGGCTGGGCCGCAATATGTGGTTTACATTGCTGCCCATGATCATCATTACGCTTATTACATTTATTGCAACAGTCGCCAACTTCCTGCATTATTTAGATGAACAAAACCAGTTACTGGTATTTTTAGCTTTTGTGATCGGGATATGCCAGATCTGGATTATCGTGGAGGGTATAAGGATTTTCTTCGACCGCTCACCAGACACCGAACAAGATATATTATGA